The Staphylococcus carnosus genome has a segment encoding these proteins:
- a CDS encoding L-cystine transporter: protein MAKKHVAFSKRVFAALGIGIVSGTILHLAYGSDSKIITTTTDWFSIVGDGYVALLQMIVMPLIFISIVAAFTKIQLGEKFAKIGFFIFVFLIGTVAVAAIIGIISALVFGLDASSIDLGSAEHARGTEISQKAKEMTASTLPQQILELLPSNPFLDFTGQRTTSTIAVVIFATFIGFAYLRVARKQPDNGHIIKRAIEAVYAVIMSVVTFVLRLTPYGILAIMASTIATSDFGAIWTLGKFVLASYAALITMFIIHLIIVGLLGLNPWRYLRKTAEVLIFAFTSRSSAGALPLNVQTQKSRLGVPEGIANLSASFGLSIGQNGCAGIYPAMLAVMVAPVAHVQVDFQFIITLVAVVVICSFGVAGVGGGATFAAILVLSTLNLPVALAGVLISVEPLIDMGRTALNVNDSMLAGTGTAKLTNNLDKEKFNSNQYGDLSTDY from the coding sequence ATGGCGAAAAAACATGTCGCGTTCTCTAAACGCGTTTTTGCCGCATTAGGTATCGGGATTGTGTCGGGTACCATTTTACACCTTGCTTATGGTTCTGATTCTAAAATCATTACAACAACAACCGACTGGTTCAGCATTGTCGGAGATGGTTATGTTGCTTTACTGCAAATGATTGTCATGCCTTTGATTTTCATCAGTATTGTCGCTGCTTTCACTAAAATTCAATTAGGTGAAAAATTTGCGAAAATCGGTTTCTTTATTTTCGTATTCTTAATCGGCACCGTTGCTGTAGCTGCGATTATAGGTATTATTTCAGCACTAGTATTCGGTCTAGATGCTTCATCAATTGATTTAGGAAGTGCAGAACATGCTCGTGGAACAGAAATTTCACAAAAAGCGAAAGAAATGACTGCAAGTACCTTACCTCAGCAAATTTTAGAACTGTTACCTTCAAATCCATTCTTAGATTTCACAGGTCAACGTACAACTTCTACAATCGCTGTTGTTATCTTTGCAACATTTATCGGATTCGCTTATTTACGTGTTGCACGCAAACAACCTGATAACGGTCATATTATTAAACGTGCAATCGAAGCTGTTTATGCTGTTATTATGTCAGTCGTTACATTCGTTTTACGCCTAACACCTTATGGTATCTTAGCGATTATGGCGTCTACAATTGCGACAAGTGATTTCGGCGCAATCTGGACTTTAGGGAAATTCGTCCTAGCTTCTTATGCCGCATTAATTACAATGTTTATCATTCACTTGATTATCGTTGGATTACTCGGTTTGAATCCTTGGCGTTATTTAAGAAAAACAGCAGAAGTACTTATTTTTGCTTTCACTTCACGTTCAAGTGCAGGTGCATTGCCATTAAACGTACAAACTCAAAAATCACGTTTAGGTGTACCAGAAGGAATCGCAAACTTATCCGCTTCATTCGGTCTTTCAATCGGCCAAAATGGTTGTGCTGGTATCTACCCTGCAATGCTTGCAGTCATGGTTGCACCCGTTGCCCATGTTCAAGTTGACTTCCAATTTATCATTACATTAGTTGCAGTCGTTGTGATCTGTTCATTTGGTGTAGCAGGTGTTGGCGGCGGTGCCACATTCGCAGCAATTTTAGTACTATCAACATTGAACTTGCCAGTCGCACTTGCGGGTGTCTTAATTTCAGTAGAACCGCTCATTGATATGGGACGTACCGCGTTGAATGTAAATGATTCAATGTTAGCCGGTACAGGTACCGCAAAACTTACAAACAACCTTGACAAAGAAAAATTCAATTCAAACCAATACGGTGATTTAAGCACAGATTACTAA
- a CDS encoding NDxxF motif lipoprotein — MKLKQFISVALVLVLTVVLSACGQNQDEQQSHNGKYAPKNATPLSKIQIFKSDEKNKKLTEKEMDAHLKAYLKANNDIIDNKYVLQHRLDDQYDGNQKVSKKLDSDLRDLANIATKNQMNFDSFIKDNEVPAKEKEDITRISKYFKAVNHKAAQADQQLEALSYSPNNTVNVVDVPTNYAGDVNHKQQKKIKAFLKTHHLDTKPIDK; from the coding sequence ATGAAATTAAAGCAGTTTATCAGTGTTGCCTTGGTTTTAGTCCTAACTGTAGTACTAAGCGCTTGCGGACAAAATCAAGACGAGCAACAAAGTCACAATGGAAAATATGCACCTAAAAATGCCACACCCCTTTCAAAAATACAAATTTTTAAATCAGATGAGAAAAATAAAAAACTCACTGAAAAAGAAATGGATGCGCATTTAAAAGCATATTTGAAAGCCAACAATGATATTATTGATAATAAATACGTATTACAACATCGTTTAGATGATCAATATGACGGCAATCAAAAAGTTTCTAAAAAACTAGATTCTGATTTGCGAGATCTCGCAAATATTGCAACAAAGAATCAAATGAATTTCGACAGCTTTATCAAAGATAACGAAGTACCTGCAAAAGAAAAAGAAGATATCACACGTATCAGCAAATATTTTAAAGCCGTTAACCACAAAGCAGCACAAGCAGATCAACAACTCGAAGCTTTAAGTTACAGTCCTAACAATACAGTGAATGTTGTAGATGTTCCAACTAACTATGCCGGTGACGTTAATCACAAACAACAAAAGAAAATTAAAGCTTTCTTAAAAACACATCACTTAGATACTAAACCAATTGATAAATAA
- a CDS encoding carboxymuconolactone decarboxylase family protein, whose protein sequence is MDNRIAYNEVAPEEIELMYQMEKQLKKANVDRRLRELIKIRASQINGCAYCLAMHTSDARKLGVSEEEIFLLNAWEDTNIYSKKDKLALELTEAITLIASAGVPDALYESVREEFSEEEYTGLVLTINQINMWNRLSISMGNQHNV, encoded by the coding sequence ATGGATAACCGTATTGCTTATAATGAGGTAGCACCTGAAGAAATTGAATTAATGTATCAAATGGAAAAACAATTGAAGAAAGCAAATGTAGATAGACGTTTACGTGAATTAATCAAAATTCGTGCTTCACAAATTAATGGTTGTGCTTATTGTCTCGCGATGCACACAAGTGATGCGAGAAAACTGGGTGTTAGTGAAGAAGAAATTTTCCTTTTAAACGCATGGGAAGATACAAATATCTATTCGAAAAAAGATAAGCTTGCTTTAGAACTGACAGAGGCCATTACATTAATTGCTTCTGCTGGTGTGCCAGATGCATTATATGAAAGTGTAAGAGAAGAATTTTCTGAAGAAGAATATACAGGTTTAGTTTTAACTATCAATCAAATTAATATGTGGAATCGCCTTTCTATTTCAATGGGCAATCAACATAATGTATAA
- the ahpF gene encoding alkyl hydroperoxide reductase subunit F, which yields MLKKELKSQLSQLLKLMEGDVVLTASYDDSEKSKELKDLLDEIADMSSHITVKEDTLERTPSFSVDRPDERTGVVFAGVPLGHEFNSLVLALLQVSGRPPKEEQSVIDQIKALDKPLHFETFISLSCHKCPDVVQALNLMSVLNPNISHTMIDGAVFKEESKDIMAVPAVFLNGEEFGNGRMSISDILNMLGSKADPAEYDNKEPFDVLVIGGGPASGTAAIYTARKGLRTGIVADRIGGQVNETADIENFITVKETTGPEFSSALEQHINEYDIDVMDGMRATNIEKTEDGIVVTLDNDAKLKSKTVIISTGARFKNLDIPGEDELRNKGVAYCPHCDGPLFEGKDVAVVGGGNSGAEAAIDLAGIVKHVTLVEYKDFLRADEILQERLQELPNVTILKNAQSSEIVGDDHVTGLKYTDNKTGEKHQIDVEGVFVQIGLLPNTEWLEGAIDTNDGGEIIVDRKQSTSMPGVFAAGDVTDDRFKQIIIAMGSGADAALNAFDYIIRN from the coding sequence ATGCTGAAAAAAGAGTTAAAATCACAATTATCCCAACTTCTTAAATTAATGGAAGGCGACGTGGTTTTAACAGCGAGCTATGATGACAGCGAAAAATCTAAAGAGTTGAAAGACCTGTTAGATGAAATTGCTGATATGTCATCTCATATCACTGTTAAAGAGGATACACTTGAACGTACTCCAAGTTTTAGTGTAGACCGCCCTGATGAGCGCACTGGTGTAGTTTTTGCCGGTGTGCCGTTAGGTCATGAATTCAACTCACTTGTTCTAGCTTTATTACAAGTTAGCGGACGCCCTCCTAAAGAAGAGCAAAGTGTTATCGATCAAATCAAAGCTTTAGATAAACCACTTCATTTCGAAACATTTATCAGCTTAAGCTGTCATAAATGTCCTGATGTGGTTCAAGCTTTAAATTTAATGAGTGTACTGAACCCGAATATTTCACACACAATGATTGATGGCGCAGTATTCAAAGAAGAATCTAAAGATATCATGGCAGTACCGGCTGTTTTCTTAAATGGTGAAGAATTCGGCAATGGACGCATGAGCATTTCTGACATCCTTAATATGTTAGGAAGCAAAGCTGATCCAGCTGAATATGATAATAAAGAACCTTTTGATGTATTAGTCATCGGAGGCGGCCCTGCTAGTGGTACAGCAGCAATTTACACTGCACGTAAAGGTTTACGTACAGGTATTGTTGCAGATCGTATCGGCGGTCAAGTGAACGAAACTGCAGATATCGAAAACTTTATTACTGTTAAAGAAACAACAGGACCGGAATTCTCATCTGCTTTAGAACAACACATTAATGAATATGATATTGATGTGATGGATGGAATGCGTGCGACTAACATCGAAAAAACAGAAGACGGCATCGTTGTTACATTAGATAACGATGCAAAACTGAAAAGTAAAACAGTGATTATTTCAACTGGTGCACGTTTTAAAAACCTTGATATTCCTGGGGAAGATGAACTGCGAAACAAAGGTGTCGCATATTGTCCTCACTGTGACGGACCTTTATTTGAAGGTAAAGATGTTGCAGTAGTCGGAGGCGGCAACTCTGGTGCTGAAGCAGCAATCGACTTAGCAGGTATTGTAAAACACGTGACACTTGTAGAATATAAAGACTTTTTACGCGCTGATGAAATTTTACAAGAACGTTTGCAAGAATTACCAAACGTAACAATCTTGAAAAATGCACAGTCTTCAGAAATTGTTGGCGATGATCACGTAACCGGCCTTAAATACACAGATAATAAAACTGGCGAAAAACATCAAATCGATGTAGAAGGTGTATTCGTACAAATCGGTTTATTACCGAATACAGAATGGTTAGAAGGTGCCATTGATACGAATGACGGCGGCGAGATTATTGTAGACCGCAAACAATCAACAAGTATGCCAGGTGTATTCGCTGCAGGCGATGTTACAGACGATCGCTTCAAACAAATTATTATTGCAATGGGTTCAGGTGCAGATGCTGCATTGAATGCATTCGATTATATTATCCGTAACTAA
- a CDS encoding 2-keto-4-pentenoate hydratase, translating to MTQYKKEIINTLFKAQQNHEPVEFISKTYEVEEPVAYHIQDELISELKKANNSEVAGYKVSMTSDETQAYADTDEPAYGTILSDKVVESGDTVSFSQLFAPLIEPELVFILTEDLTVDASDEEILKSIKVAPGIEIPDARYIDWFPNFTLGDLISDNTASGLVAVGEAADPVSYKDFEKITLKLSHNDEEIATGVSSDVLDNPIESLKWLIRKLDTQGKQLHKGEIVSSGTFVPPVPAKEGTYKAEYSYPGAIQVTFKP from the coding sequence ATGACGCAATACAAAAAAGAAATTATCAATACATTGTTTAAAGCACAACAAAACCATGAACCCGTAGAATTTATTTCCAAAACTTATGAAGTTGAAGAACCTGTCGCCTACCATATCCAAGACGAACTCATTTCAGAATTAAAAAAAGCAAACAATAGTGAAGTAGCTGGTTATAAAGTAAGCATGACGAGTGACGAAACTCAAGCCTATGCAGATACAGATGAACCAGCATACGGCACTATTTTATCTGATAAAGTTGTGGAATCAGGTGATACTGTTTCATTCTCTCAACTCTTCGCTCCATTAATCGAACCAGAATTGGTTTTCATTTTGACAGAAGATTTAACAGTAGATGCTTCAGATGAAGAAATCTTGAAAAGTATAAAAGTCGCACCAGGTATCGAAATACCAGATGCACGTTATATCGACTGGTTCCCTAACTTTACTTTAGGTGACTTAATTTCAGATAACACTGCTTCTGGATTAGTAGCAGTTGGTGAAGCAGCGGATCCTGTATCTTACAAGGACTTTGAAAAAATTACTTTGAAGCTTTCTCATAATGACGAAGAGATTGCGACAGGTGTTTCTTCAGATGTCTTAGATAACCCTATCGAATCTTTAAAATGGTTAATCCGTAAACTAGATACACAAGGTAAACAACTTCACAAAGGAGAAATTGTATCATCTGGAACATTCGTACCCCCTGTTCCAGCAAAAGAAGGTACTTACAAAGCAGAGTATAGCTATCCAGGTGCTATCCAAGTCACATTTAAACCTTAA
- a CDS encoding histidine phosphatase family protein codes for MEIYLIRHGESTANYDNKHGQDYFCGQLNVALTETGIKSAKKLKEYFSDIPIDHIYVSDLKRTVQTYENGFDNTIPVTITALLRERSLGKFEGHSQKELIQNPEYRPYFENPLMSDFRHSFTQRAPGGDNYNDVLARVDQFFKEIFDKKDSVVVIVAHIIWIRCCLYYSGVITEEELFNKKIANTTPILVNTEHDIY; via the coding sequence TTGGAGATTTATTTAATTCGACACGGAGAATCGACAGCAAATTATGATAATAAACACGGGCAAGATTACTTTTGCGGTCAACTAAATGTTGCTTTGACTGAAACAGGTATCAAGTCAGCAAAAAAATTGAAAGAATACTTTTCAGATATTCCTATTGACCATATTTATGTTTCAGATTTAAAGAGGACTGTACAGACCTATGAAAATGGTTTTGATAACACTATTCCTGTTACTATTACAGCATTGTTAAGAGAACGTTCACTAGGAAAATTTGAGGGACATTCACAAAAAGAGTTAATACAAAACCCTGAGTATCGACCTTATTTTGAGAATCCGCTCATGTCTGATTTTCGGCATAGCTTTACACAACGTGCGCCTGGAGGCGACAATTATAATGATGTGTTAGCTAGGGTAGATCAATTTTTTAAAGAAATATTTGATAAAAAAGACAGTGTAGTTGTTATTGTTGCACATATCATTTGGATTCGTTGTTGCTTATATTATTCAGGTGTCATAACAGAAGAAGAACTGTTCAATAAAAAAATTGCAAATACTACACCAATATTAGTGAATACAGAACATGACATCTATTAA
- a CDS encoding antibiotic biosynthesis monooxygenase, translated as MFMAENKLKLDKGTAEGIVERFYKRQGIETIDGFKEMFVTKTNDVDDYDEVKILTIWDAESCFKNWLKSDVFKNAHKNVRHQSQDEKSPIQNNEVFTYSIGYHYVNQ; from the coding sequence ATGTTCATGGCAGAAAATAAATTGAAATTAGATAAAGGTACAGCAGAAGGAATTGTGGAACGTTTCTATAAACGCCAAGGTATTGAAACGATTGATGGATTTAAAGAAATGTTCGTCACTAAAACAAATGACGTAGATGATTATGATGAGGTTAAAATTTTAACTATTTGGGATGCGGAATCTTGCTTTAAAAATTGGTTGAAGTCAGATGTATTTAAGAATGCACATAAAAACGTCCGTCATCAATCACAAGATGAAAAGAGTCCGATTCAAAATAATGAAGTGTTTACATATTCGATTGGATATCACTATGTAAATCAGTAG
- the ssb gene encoding single-stranded DNA-binding protein — protein sequence MLNRVVLVGRLTRDPEYRTTPSGVSVATFTLAVNRTFTNAQGEREADFINCVVFRKQAENVNNYLFKGSLAGVDGRLQSRSYENQEGRRIFVTEVVCDSVQFLEPKSQNQRHGGQQSGGGNQFQDYGQSYGGQQQGQNTSSYQNQNSSKSGQSDNPFANANGPIDISDDDLPF from the coding sequence ATGCTTAACAGAGTTGTATTGGTAGGACGTTTAACTCGAGATCCTGAATACAGAACGACACCCTCAGGCGTAAGTGTAGCGACTTTTACCCTAGCGGTTAATCGTACGTTTACGAATGCGCAAGGGGAACGTGAAGCAGACTTCATTAACTGTGTTGTTTTTAGAAAACAAGCAGAGAATGTAAACAATTATTTGTTTAAAGGTAGTCTTGCTGGCGTTGACGGTCGCTTGCAATCACGCAGTTACGAAAACCAAGAAGGACGTCGTATTTTTGTGACAGAAGTTGTGTGTGACAGTGTCCAATTCCTTGAACCTAAATCACAAAACCAACGTCATGGCGGCCAACAATCTGGAGGAGGCAATCAATTCCAAGATTACGGTCAAAGTTACGGTGGACAACAACAAGGTCAAAATACGTCATCTTATCAAAACCAAAATTCATCAAAATCTGGACAATCTGATAATCCATTTGCAAATGCAAACGGACCGATTGATATCAGTGATGATGATTTACCATTCTAA
- the rpsR gene encoding 30S ribosomal protein S18 — MAGGPRRGGRRRKKVCYFTANGITHIDYKDTDLLKRFISERGKILPRRVTGTSAKYQRMLTTAIKRARHMALLPYVKEEN, encoded by the coding sequence ATGGCAGGTGGACCAAGAAGAGGCGGACGTCGTCGTAAAAAAGTTTGCTATTTCACAGCAAACGGTATTACACACATCGACTATAAAGATACAGACTTATTAAAACGTTTTATCTCAGAACGCGGTAAAATTTTACCACGTCGTGTAACTGGCACTTCAGCTAAATATCAGCGTATGTTGACTACAGCTATCAAACGTGCTCGTCATATGGCTTTATTACCATATGTTAAAGAAGAAAACTAA
- the ahpC gene encoding alkyl hydroperoxide reductase subunit C translates to MSLINKEILPFTADAYNPKEDEFIEVSDETLRGAWNVIVFYPADFSFVCPTELEDVQNQYDELQKLGVNVYSVSTDTHFVHKAWHDHSDAISKLQYTMIGDPSQTITRNFDVLDEEKGLAQRGTFIVDPDGVVQAAEINADGIGRDASTLVHKIKAAQYVRQHPGEVCPAKWEEGGETLEPGLDLVGKI, encoded by the coding sequence ATGTCATTGATTAACAAAGAAATTTTACCATTCACAGCAGACGCATATAACCCTAAAGAAGATGAATTTATCGAAGTTTCAGACGAAACATTACGTGGTGCTTGGAACGTAATCGTATTCTATCCAGCTGACTTCTCATTCGTTTGTCCAACTGAATTAGAAGACGTTCAAAACCAATATGATGAATTACAAAAATTAGGCGTGAATGTTTACTCAGTATCTACTGATACTCATTTCGTACACAAAGCTTGGCATGACCATTCAGATGCAATCAGCAAATTGCAATATACAATGATTGGTGATCCTTCTCAAACAATCACTCGTAACTTTGACGTATTAGATGAAGAAAAAGGCTTAGCTCAACGTGGTACTTTCATCGTTGACCCAGACGGCGTAGTACAAGCTGCTGAAATCAACGCTGACGGAATCGGCCGTGACGCAAGCACATTAGTGCACAAAATCAAAGCTGCACAATATGTACGTCAACACCCAGGCGAAGTTTGCCCTGCTAAATGGGAAGAAGGCGGAGAAACTTTAGAACCAGGTCTTGACTTAGTAGGTAAAATTTAA
- a CDS encoding phosphatase PAP2 family protein produces MSAIHRKYIASTLIILIALMVLVKSNLILFIDEPVYRLVRLLRNIPFANTFLSYYSDIFSPWHMVGVMVVILTILLFKNRRLAYITSIWATSTLLLGIGLKYFIHRPRPVDYISGYSFPSLHTLTIAVAGVVFLMLFRRFYWHILVYLMVFIMMISRIYLHAHYFSDTIASIVFEVLCLQVAHHYLAKYQLDIPFTTYLSHPRQKRLDI; encoded by the coding sequence ATGTCAGCAATCCACAGAAAATATATTGCCTCTACTTTAATTATCTTAATAGCTTTAATGGTGCTCGTGAAATCGAACCTGATTCTTTTCATAGATGAGCCGGTATATCGCTTAGTGAGATTGCTTCGCAATATCCCATTTGCCAATACCTTCTTGTCCTATTACTCAGATATTTTTTCACCTTGGCATATGGTTGGTGTAATGGTTGTTATTTTAACGATTCTCTTATTCAAAAATCGTCGTCTCGCTTATATTACATCTATTTGGGCAACTTCCACATTATTGCTCGGCATTGGTCTGAAATATTTTATCCACCGTCCAAGACCAGTAGATTATATTTCAGGTTATAGTTTCCCTAGCTTGCATACATTGACAATAGCTGTAGCCGGCGTTGTCTTTTTAATGCTGTTCCGACGATTTTATTGGCATATTCTTGTTTATTTAATGGTTTTCATCATGATGATTTCACGCATCTATTTACATGCACATTATTTTTCAGATACTATCGCCAGTATTGTATTTGAAGTACTTTGTTTACAAGTAGCACACCATTATTTAGCGAAATATCAATTAGATATACCATTCACAACTTACTTAAGCCATCCACGGCAGAAGCGACTGGATATTTAA
- the nfsA gene encoding oxygen-insensitive NADPH nitroreductase: protein MSDVVEQLMNRHHSVRKFKQEPLSKETVKQLVQAGQSASTSSYLQTYSVIGITDPEIKKALREVSGQAYVEENGYLFIFVMDYHRHELINEQIDGDMEKSFQSAEGLLVGTIDVALLAQNVAVAAESLGLGIVYLGSMRNDVARVKELLKLPEYTFPLFGMAVGVPADDENGAPKPRLPFESVFHENEYNQDKAEELAYLKEFDDEVSEYYKKRTGGKRSETWSQQIAGFLSSKQRADMLDELHKSGFIER, encoded by the coding sequence ATGTCAGATGTAGTAGAACAATTAATGAATCGACATCATTCAGTAAGAAAATTTAAACAAGAACCTTTAAGTAAAGAAACGGTAAAACAACTTGTGCAAGCAGGACAAAGTGCTTCAACTTCAAGTTATTTACAAACATATTCAGTTATCGGTATTACAGATCCTGAAATTAAAAAAGCACTGCGTGAAGTTTCTGGCCAAGCTTATGTAGAAGAAAATGGTTACTTATTTATATTTGTAATGGATTATCATCGCCATGAACTAATTAATGAACAAATTGATGGTGATATGGAAAAATCATTCCAATCTGCTGAAGGATTGCTAGTTGGTACAATCGATGTAGCTTTACTTGCACAAAATGTCGCAGTAGCTGCTGAAAGCTTAGGTTTAGGTATTGTTTATTTAGGTTCAATGAGAAACGATGTAGCACGTGTGAAAGAACTCTTGAAATTACCTGAATATACTTTCCCATTATTCGGTATGGCAGTGGGTGTGCCAGCGGATGATGAAAACGGTGCGCCAAAACCACGTTTACCATTTGAAAGTGTCTTCCATGAAAATGAATACAATCAAGATAAAGCTGAAGAGTTAGCATACTTGAAAGAATTTGATGATGAAGTCAGTGAATATTACAAAAAACGTACTGGCGGAAAACGCAGTGAAACTTGGTCTCAACAAATTGCTGGTTTCTTAAGTTCAAAACAACGTGCAGATATGTTGGATGAATTGCATAAATCAGGCTTTATTGAAAGATAA
- a CDS encoding ArgE/DapE family deacylase — MGKLSSEEKVEILADLVGIESVNDNELDVANYLHDLFQKHHIDSKIIKLTDTRANLVAEIGSGSPVLAVSGHMDVVSPGDSSKWQTPPFKLTEDSEGHLHGRGASDMKSGLAAFVISMIELHEQGLPKHGTVRLLATAGEEIEGHGAKAFYKDGYMNDVDALVIAEPSKDKIIYAHKGSMDIRVTSNGKSVHSSMPSLGYNAINPLVDFVNRINQAYNSITESNDLLGDSVVSATIINGGSQVNSIPDYAEAEFNVRTIPEADNDSYQKLFEQIAKNVKVDAPDSYLNIDTYMSRPPVFTKGDNRLVDIAQSLSKKYLGKEVPKKASPGVTDASDLVVDKGEDFPFIMFGPGETSQAHVIDEYVDKKDYLNFIDLFEDLLVEYLDENE, encoded by the coding sequence ATGGGAAAATTAAGTTCTGAAGAAAAAGTTGAAATATTAGCAGACTTAGTAGGTATTGAATCTGTAAATGATAACGAATTGGATGTAGCAAACTACTTACATGACTTATTCCAAAAACATCATATAGATTCTAAAATCATAAAACTTACTGATACACGCGCTAATTTGGTAGCTGAAATAGGAAGTGGCAGTCCAGTTCTAGCCGTTTCAGGGCATATGGACGTTGTATCTCCTGGAGATTCTTCAAAATGGCAGACTCCGCCTTTCAAATTAACTGAAGATAGCGAAGGGCATTTACATGGGCGCGGTGCTTCAGATATGAAATCAGGTCTTGCTGCGTTTGTAATCAGTATGATCGAACTCCATGAACAAGGATTGCCTAAACACGGTACAGTTCGTTTATTAGCAACAGCTGGTGAAGAAATTGAAGGACACGGCGCAAAAGCTTTTTATAAAGACGGCTATATGAATGATGTAGATGCGCTTGTTATCGCAGAACCTTCTAAAGATAAAATTATATATGCACACAAAGGTTCCATGGATATTCGTGTCACTTCAAATGGTAAATCTGTTCATAGCTCTATGCCGAGTCTAGGCTATAATGCAATTAATCCTCTCGTTGATTTTGTTAATCGTATTAATCAAGCTTATAATTCAATCACAGAAAGCAACGATTTATTAGGAGATTCAGTTGTCAGCGCAACAATCATCAATGGCGGTTCTCAAGTCAATTCAATTCCGGATTATGCAGAAGCTGAATTCAATGTGAGAACGATTCCTGAAGCAGACAACGATAGTTATCAAAAACTTTTTGAACAAATTGCTAAAAATGTAAAAGTGGATGCACCAGACAGCTATTTAAATATCGACACTTATATGTCTCGCCCTCCTGTCTTCACTAAAGGTGATAACCGCTTAGTTGATATTGCCCAATCATTAAGTAAAAAATACTTAGGCAAAGAAGTTCCGAAAAAAGCTTCACCTGGAGTAACCGATGCTTCTGACTTAGTAGTAGATAAAGGAGAAGATTTCCCGTTCATCATGTTCGGACCTGGCGAAACAAGCCAAGCACATGTCATTGATGAATATGTAGATAAAAAAGATTATTTAAACTTTATAGATTTATTTGAAGACTTATTAGTAGAATACCTAGATGAAAATGAATAA